In Chelonia mydas isolate rCheMyd1 chromosome 10, rCheMyd1.pri.v2, whole genome shotgun sequence, a single window of DNA contains:
- the PLA2G10 gene encoding group 10 secretory phospholipase A2 — translation MGPRRLAFLLPLLLLLQTDYKGALGKKHSRNRRGILELAGAIKCSTGRTPFAYLRYGCYCGLGGQGWPKDKVDWCCFKHDCCYSKAEQAGCKPKIESYNWECEDNAAVCDSLEDKCQKILCECDRKAAKCLAKAPYYPRYIFWPDFVCGDNHPKCKF, via the exons ATGGGACCCCGGCGCCTGGCGTTcttgctgcctctgctgctcctgctgcagacgG ATTATAAAGGCGCTTTGGGAAAAAAACATTCTAGGAATCGAAGAGGAATCCTTGAATTAGCTGGAGCCATTAAATGCAGCACAGGACGCACTCCTTTTGCCTATCTACGTTATGGATGCTACTGTGGTCTGGGAGGGCAAGGCTGGCCCAAGGATAAAGTAGACTG GTGCTGCTTTAAGCATGACTGCTGCTACAGTAAAGCAGAGCAAGCAGGCTGTAAGCCCAAGATAGAGAGCTATAACTGGGAATGTGAAGACAATGCTGCTGTGTGTG attcaCTAGAAGACAAATGCCAAAAAATATTGTGTGAATGTGACCGCAAAGCTGCCAAGTGTTTGGCTAAAGCCCCTTATTACCCAAGGTACATTTTCTGGCCAGATTTTGTATGTGGTGACAATCACCCAAAGTGTAAGTTTTAG